The sequence aaagaaaagaaaacaaaacaaaaacaagaagcTCATAAATCCTAAGTGCATTGGCATTcacgcagccccagcccccccgccccggcagcgaTGCGAGCAGGCAGCGCGCCCAGGCAGAGCCCATGcttgctctcctctcctccttctcccaccaAGCAACACACGCCGGGGACCACACCGTGAGTGGTCTGAGTTGAAGTGGTGAAGGGAAACCCAACACCAGACCTGGCCCAGCAGGTCTGGGCTGCCCCTGAAACGCGCAGAGGTGCTCTCTGTGTTTACTCGGTGCAGTGCAGACACCCCAAGCTCGGGTGGTGACTGTTTCCCCAGCATGGGCACCGAGCTGGAAGCCTTTTGCCTGCCCGGCTTCTTGCTCTGCCCAAGGTCCCAACCACTTCAAACATCAGCATGAGATACCAGGTATCCCACTGGTGAGAGGCAAAGCAGGTTTTGCCCATGCTGATCTTCCTTCCAACTGACCTATGTTTAACGGTGACTTCTGAGCAGATTTATTTGCCCTTTTTATTCCCGCGGTCTCACAGGAACAGCCGGTGTGTAACATGATGTGACTCTGGCTGTCAGCAGGCCAAGCAGGCGGGCTTGGCACAGCACCACTGGCCTTTGGGACCAACAGCAAGTACAGAATGGCCAGAGAAACACAGGGCCATCTGTGCCATGTTAACACAGAAGCAAAGTGTGTGTTAAATACTCCCAGGACCAAGGCATCGTCATTCCACATAAAGACCAAAAATCTTACAGTGATGAACACTAAAACCTAGAATGATGTGCACATTTCCGCCTAAATTTCAACTGAAAACAGGGAGCAAATACTGGGAGAGTCCTCCTGTGAAAGACCAAAGAAGAGGGTgaacttcattcttttttttttcaagtggggAGCAGCTTCACACCTCGATCTCAGCAGGGTCAGGAGCGTGTGTGCCCTGCCGGGCATCGCAGGGGGAgtgggctctgcctgcctgcacagCCAGACATTTTGCAGTCAAAAGCTCGCTCTTCTTCCCAGTGCCATCCAGACTAGCACTAGTGACTGGGAAATTCTCAGTTTTCTTCCCCTACCTATTTCTTCCCACCTGGGACCCCCACTGGAGAGTAACGCTGGGCATTCCCATACATGGGGCAGGAGATCTGAGCTCACCTTTGACCTGATATTCCTTAGTTGCCGGCTAACACTGGATCTGTCTTTCTTCAAGAAATCAGGGTTGCTTTTTGATTTCATAATATCTGGGAAGAAGCAAAAGAAACGGTGTTAGTGTGGTGCCCACTGCtttcctgcaaggagcagggctgggattcTCCTGCCCTCCCAAGTGCCCCCATGAGCCCAACTCAAGCAGCGCTGCCCTAAGGGCAGAGGGGATTCTGGGGGGGTCTCTGCCCCCCTGCACCGCACGTAGCACGAGGTTTACCCAGTGCAAAATGCCAGAAGGCTTTCAAAGCCCATCAGCTTCCCATCTGTGGGCCGGAAGGGCAGCTCCAGCAAGACTGTTTGCAAGGAGCAGAGGTGGGAAGCAGcatgaaacagcaaaaaagcaCCATGCGAAGCCCTACACTCGGACCTGTGACTGCACAAGGGCTTGTATGCCAGGTTACACGTGTTAGCTCATGGTTTTttagagctgctggaggaggactGACCATATCCCGATACAGTGGTGTTCACAGGGGATTTCTCTCCCTGAGCTTCTGTGGCTGCTTTCAGCTGCTCTTTCAACCTGCTGATATCACAGTCTGCCTTGGCCTTCACGATGCTCAGCTCCGTGTAGATGTCTTTGTACTTGTCGCTGGCGTATTTCTTATCCTGGCAAAGGAACAAGAACAACCCAGTGGAGTCAGACAGAGAGCTGGAGCCGAGGGGTTTGTGAGTGCGCTGAAGAGGAGCTTGGCAAATGCTGGCGGAAGAAGAGCCGACAGTGGGGAGAAATGCTCAGCTGGGGCAACGCACACAGCTCACACACATTCTTGAAGCTGCGTCTAACAGCAATACAGAACTCGAGACAGGCAGAAAGCTGTGAGCCCAGCGGCGAGCATACAGCACTGCCTGTGCATGCAGCCCCTTTGTTACAGGATTACCCTTCTGTGGCTTTTAATTTTAGCAAAGACACAGAATTCAAGCAGAATTCCCAGAAACGGCCTTGGCAAAGAGGCTGTCCAGAACAAACCAGATCCGATGCTGGGAGGCTGGGCAGATCTCTAAGACTGATTATTTTTGCCATTTAAATTTGCTCTGATGTGacaggaaatggggaaaaaacactgAAGGGGATGTTTTCCCACACAGTCTCCCTTATGGGGGTAAGTCCTAAGCTGATATGGTCGTGGAGTTCTTTACTGATGACACCACAATGGGTATTCACTTCCATTCaggggaaaaattaaatattgtttCAGATCTGGGTGTAAGTGAGCTGAAATCTAAGAACACACACACAGGAGCAGAGCACAGCCCGTAGGAGGATTTGCAGAAACATCCCTGGCATTACCCTCAGTGCTGTCTGCAGCTCATCTTTGAGGGAGCTGATCTCCTGCTTCAGGTACTGGATTTCTGATTCTTTGACCCGCAGCAGGACCTGTGGGAACAAAAGCAGCACATGGTCACACCCGAGCAGGCGCAACATGATCCTGAGATGTTCACGCGCTGTGCCCGGTGACAACCGAGCCAGGGCTGGAGGCTCAGCCCCATGCCGGCTCCACGCCAGCACCACAAAGCTGCTGGTTCACGCACGAAAATTACTCCTGGGTGTCTTGGGAACTTGCCCAAGCTTGCACCACTCGGTTTCTGTCCCCAATGCTTTGTGTGGACTGGATCCTAGGGGACAAGCAGGGGCTGGAGAAGGAAGAGCAGGTGTCTGGCTCAACATGGTGAGAAAATGAGGACTCTAAAAGCTCCTGGCCCCACTGCACCCCACGATGCTCGGTGCTGACCAGCCGTGCAGACCCGATGCATGGAAGGAGGGTAGGATGGCTGTGCCATACTCCTGGGGGCCCACGGGCACTTGTACCCACCAACGCTGCCCCTTCGGCACGGCAGAGCTCACCTCCAGCTCGTAGGCGTCCTTGCCCTGCGTGAGAGGCGATCCAGCAGCCtctcccccgccctccccggTCAGCAGGGTCCGCAATCGCGTGATCTCCGCAGCCAGGCGGTTATTCAGCtcctgggaagagggagagctGTTGTGGGAAGGGGGAGCGTGGCCACAGCTCGGTACAGAGCCCACTGTGCTGCCTGTCGGGCTGTTGGCCCGTCACCCCCCCCCCGcttcacagaattgtctaggttgggaaagaccttgaaaatcatccagtccaaccatcaacctaacactgaccgttcacaactacaccatatccctaagcgctacgTCGAcactactcttgaacacctccagggatggggactccaccacctccctgggcagcccattccaacacctaacaacccgttctgtaaagaaatacttcctaatatctagtctaaaccttccccggcgcaacttgaggccattccctcttgtcctattgcttattacttggttaaagagactcatcccccctctctgcaccctcctttcagggagttgtagagggcgatgaggtctcccctcagcctcctcttctccagactaaacccccccagttccctcagccgctccccatcagacctgtgctccagaccctgcaccagctccgttgcccttctctggccacgctcgagtcattcaatggcctttttggagtgaggggcccaaaaccgaggggcggcctcaccagtgccgagtccaggggtaagatcccttccctgtccctgctggccacgctatttccccttgcccaccctggcacaTGGCAGGGACCCTCACCTGGTTGTGGGCGTTGAGCTCCTGGTTTTCCCGCTGGCACTGGCGGAGGGCCTGCCTCTCAGCCTCCAGCGCCTGCGCCAGGTGGGCGTTCTCCAAACACTTCTGCGAATACTGCTCTGAAAGCACCTCCAGCTCCCGCTGCACCGACTGCAGCTCCTCCCTGGTGAAACATGCGACGGGTAGTGCTCTCCCCGCACACACCCACCCGTGCCCACGCTTCCTCCAGCGCCCTGGGACAACCCAACAGGGATCTAAGCACTGAGGAGGAGGACTTGCATACTCCCTTTGGGAAAAACCTCAAGCCTAGAGCAAGCCAGCCCTTCCCTCTCCTGGCAGAGCGGTGCTTGGGCACCAAAGGGGATGGGAGGTCTTTCTCTAGGAGGTTAGATGGCCAGCCTTCCTCAGGTTTCTGAAAACTGAGCTGAGATCTATCAAGTTTGCTCTGGGCAATTGGGACTGGGTGTATTTGCACTCCTACGCACCTTACGTAGATGCATCAAGGTTCGTAAAGCTGCCTGGCTGTTTTGCTTGACTCCCACATGAGGACAGCCTTGCCACAAAAATCTAAGTGCTTTCTCCTCTCCTGGTTATGTTTGGTTGAGCAATCCTCCCATTGCAGCTGTGTGAAAAGCAGCACTGTGTCTGCACATCTGCTGCTTCTGGTGACCACAAAACAGCTGAATTTGAGTAGTGTGGGGACATTGACCTGGAGCCTGAAAGATTACAGGCAACCAGGAGCCTCCAACGGGCGCAGCTGGGTTGGGATCAAGAGGTCCCTGCGGTGACAGGTCTGTCCCTAATTCACCACCGAAATCAAAGGGGAGAAAGGGGTCTCTCTGTGAGACACAGCAACAGATGAAGGACAACGATGGTCTTACAGGTATTGCCTTCGGAGGGCCTCGATGTCGGCATTGACGCTGCTGATCTGGGAGCGCTGGGACTTCTCCAGCTCTCGCTCCAGCTCCTCCCGGTGTGCGTTCTTCATGGCTTCGATGGCTGCGTGGGACGGCACAGCGTTAGCACCCAGCACCGCTCTGCCCGAGGGCAGGTTTATTTGgaggtttttgtggtttgttttaaaGGAACAAGAAACGAGTCATCCCAGTGAGCCCCCCACTGCTTTGCAGCCCCTTCGCTCTGTGGCCCTGGCTGCGAAGTGGCAAAGGGGCATTGCAAAGCCCAAACAATTGTCCAATTCATATGTTGTTTCCTATGCTTTAAAACTCCCTGGGGCACGGAAGAATCAATTCAATGTGTAATCAGCAATAAATTAACCACAGGAATGACTAAGCGCCCTTCTgagatggaagagaaaatggATCAGACCCCGTTACAGCCAAGCATAGGGATACCAAGCCTGGAGAAGGACCAGATGGACCTCCATCCAAAAAGTCTTTCCCACCAGCCCCTTCTCATCTCCCTGCGATCCCCACCCAGCCCTCATCCCATCTCATGATCTGCTCCTCTATACTGGAGCAAACAccatccccgtgtccccatcaACACGGAGCTGCCTCACTGCGGGGGACCCTCTGGCGTGTCCCTGTACCTGAAATGGTGGCAGCCGTTTCCTCTGCCAGCAGGCGGTCCTTCTCCTCCCGCAGCTTCTCCAGCTCCCGCTGGTGCTGCCGCTGCAGGTCCTCAATTTTCTTCTGGTGTGTCTCCTCCATGGCTGCAAAGCCCCTTTCACATGTTGCCTGCAAAAGGGATGAGGGGAAGAAAGGGTTGGCCCAGGAGCACAGGGCCAGTGTCACAGTGGTGGTGGGCCCGCCCAGAGCCACATGCCAGCAGGTAGGTTGGCACCGAAGTTCCATCATGGGGATCTTCTCCCTCCCCAACCACGGAGGAGACAGCCAGGGATGGACCTCGCGAGGTCAGGGCTTGTTCTGTCACCTCGACCCCTGACAACTCCAGTGAAAGGGAAGGACAGGGTAGGTCTGGGGTCAGACCCAACTGGGGAATGCAAATACAtgttaaaaacaaccaaaaaaaggcCTACTGTGCCCCTTCTGCTCTTTTTTGCGATGCCTGACTTTATGCGGCCACCTCTGGGATGGAAAACAAATGACTCGTGACAGCAACAGGACCTTTATTCCCAACCAAGTATTGCTTCAAATGCTGCACGGGTTATTATTTGCTAATTGAATTACTAGGAGTGAACTTCGGCCAGGACATGGGAGCAGCATTCTGGGGACTCAGGAGTCACCAGCCATGAAATCCTGAATTCCAGCCCACTCCTGCCCCAGACACAGACCCCGCTCCTGCCCTTGCAGGCAGATAAATAAAAAAGCCTGTTTCCCGTTCAGCCACCAGCCCGGCCACCCCACCAAGCGCATCAGGATCCCAGACGGACACACGGCTGCAGGACAGAGGCAGGACAGCAAAGCCACAGGCAGGCTGGAGCCACGACCTAGGAAGGGGCACGCACCGGGGATGCAGTGCAAGAGCCCCACTGGACAGCTGGGGCAACGCTGATGCCAAGCACTGCACCGGGCTTTTCTCCCTCTCAATGTTACAGGCTGGCTTTGTTTCCTGATTTCAGTGGATTTCTTCTTGAATCACACTCGTGTTTTCCAGGGGAAGCACGAACTGTCGCCTAGGGAGCCACTGGGACTCCATGGGAAATTTAAGGGGGACAAATTCACTACCCCAGTGACAAAAGTGCTCACGACAGTCTAACAACCACTGACCTACGCTCTTCAGCATCATTTCATTGTCTAATGCTCTGTAACCTGTGCCACTCTCATTCTCAATTTTCAGctctggtgctttttttttcctccaagttttAATTCGGAGGCATTCTTCACTTTCTCGGCCTTGTGTTTTTTTTGAAACTCATAACTCAGTGCCAGAACCTGTCTGGACTTGGCTGACTACGGAGTGGCACGAAGCAGCTTTGCAGGATTCATTACACCTCTAATGGTGGAGGAAAATGGTGAATGTCCTCCATAGGTCTGGATGTAGATTCAGTATTTAATGTATTGTAAATGCATTGCTATAAATCCAGGACATTTGCACACATACAAAACAGTATCTTGTGTTACTGATGCTACATTCTCCATCAGGTTCAGCAGAGAAGAATCAACCACATTTAAACCGCTAAATTGGACAGGTCTGCAATTCCTTGGTCAGCTTTCTAACCAAGGGAAGCTTCTATTTCGCCGTCCGTCCCTCTGCTTCCTACAAAGCGCACAGACAGGCCACTTCGCCCTGCTCTCCTCCCGGACCCCTCTGCCCAGAAGATGCTGCTTGCCTTACCACCAGGCAAACTGCAAGTTTTGGCAGGGTGAAGTTGAAAACACAGGTGGGAGCTCAGGTTCATTGCTTGCTGTTATTTTTCAGCCTCTATTTTGGTTCTGGCCTTTTTGCTTCTTCCAAAGCAAGAACATCCCCCGGTACAGGCGATCCTGTTTGGTGTCTGTCTCGCAGGACAAGGCGTTACCCATCCTGCTGACCTGAGCGGGGGTTCAGGAAGGGCTTTTCCTTCCTAAGGGTTGAGATGGAGGAGACACATAGCATTGAGTGAACACCACTCCGATCTCCCCAGCAGTTCTCCCTCCCCTGAACACCCGATTCAGCTCTCATGGGCTGCAGCAGAACTACTGCTCTCCCCAGGCTAAAACCAGCTTTGGGTTGGAGCTGAGCCACGCTTTATCCCCAGCCCAAATGTGCGCTGAGGATCTCGTGGCTGGAAGCAAGTTCTCCCACATTTTTGCCAACTGCTCCGTGAAAGTCTCGCCGGCCTGGCCTTTGCGCGCAGGCTGCATCGCTGCCCACTCAACCTGGAAGCCTCCCTTGGTGCTGCTGAGAGTCCTCTACTGCCCTAAACGCACTTCCTAACTGGAAATTCTCTCCgatcaaaagcaaaacacaaagccCAAGAGGTTTTTTTACCATCTCAGGCTAGTTTCACAGACAGTCTGACTGGTGGAGCAATCTGAATGATGGTGTTTCATTGCTAGTGGGTTTTTCTGCACCTAGCCTGGGTTTCCCATAACTGTGCACTCTTTGTTGTGTAAAGAATCGCTGGTGTGCAACATCAGGGTGGGTCTCCTCGCAGCCTCGTGCAGAGCTTTGCTTTGCTACGGAATTTGGCATCTGTTTGCAGCTACTTTCTCCAGGAACGTACATTTTGAGAGCATTAAGTTTCCATTCCATCCTACATTTTTGAGGGCAGCAGAGACAGACTAGAGATTTGATCAGACTGGGAAAGACAGAGTTGAGGAATGCTTTTAAAGGGAAGTCACGAACAAAATGTACACCTCAGGTGGAAGGAGAAACACTTCATATTGAAGGAGAGCGTGACGTTATCAAGCTACTTTGAAACTCTCCCTCCCTCTACGCGCAGAGACTGTCTCCAATAATCAACCCCGCCAAGCCCTCAGCAATGCATTTAGAATACCCCagcatggagaaaaggaaaacgCCATGCTTTACAGAGGCCTTTCTAACAATTTGGGGCTTGCTTCGGCATGCTGGCTTTTTCAGGGGACACCCCTCAGTTCGGCAAGCAAAGCCCGGGACCAAATGCACCCTCCCATACACTCAGCAGCGGAAAGCGTAAAGCGTTAAACGTATCAAGACCTTTAAGTTTTCAAAGTCTTTCTGGTATTTTTCCCTCAAGGTGGAAGCGTTCCCCTCCAGATGCTTGTTCTCCAGCTCGTCCCTCATGACGTTCATCTGGGCCTCCAGCTCCTGGATTCGTTCCCTCAGGCCATGCATCGAGTCCAGGTCACCGCCGGGGCCCTGCCCGGTGCCACCCACCTCATCGGCCACCCAGGCGTCCCCACCGCCTGGGCCCACCGTGGGGGACGCCTCCGGGTGCTGCCTCTGGTACTCGTCCAGGGTCTCCTGCAGGCGCTGCAGGTTCTGGCTGTAGTGCTCCTGCAGCGCCTGCAGCTCCTCGCCGTGGATGACCTGCAGCTCCTTGATCTTGGCCTGGAACTTGTCCTCCAGCATTTGCATCTGCTCCAGGTGATACCGCTCCATGTTCTGCTTGTCACGGACAATGGCATCCAGCTGGTTGAGGCCCTCTGTCCTCTCAGCCTTCAGAGCATCCTCTGTCCTATTTAGCTGCTCTATCACATTTCGAATCTCCTCCTCATACCGTCCCTGTAACTCACTCAAACTCTTGCTGTGTTTATGCTCTTCTTCCTCCAAGAGCCTTTGCTGACTGTCAAGCTGGGACACCTTGGCTTTGAGATCGGCGTTCTCCCTTTCAAGCATGGCGATCACCTCGCTGTACTCACCCTGCTGCTTTCTGAGCAAGTCCTCGTACTCGTCCCGAAGAAGAGAGACCGTCTTCACGCGCTCTTGGCAGAGCGCGTCCATGCTCTGTAAGGACTCCTTGTAGGACTTCATCTCTCTCTCGTACTCCAGTTGGACTTTGCAAGCGGCGTAACAAACCTGAGCCTGAACAATTGCATCGTGGACTAACAAAGAGGAATACCGTTCAAGGTCTCCCATGCATGAATGATAAGAAAGACTCTGAGATATCTTCAGGAGCTTCTGACAGTCTCTCATTGCCTCCTCAGGAGGCAGAGAGAGTAAGGCAACAGATATCTCCTTCAGAACATTTGATTTGTCCTTTAGTTGTTGGGCAAGATCTTCCTGAATGGAAACAAGAGCTTCACTACTACGGTTGGGCAGGCTGCCGGTCTCCTCCACCTTGGCTAATTCCTGACACGGCACCATTTGGAGACGGCTCCCGTCCCAGGAGATTTGGGTTCTTTCTGAAGCATCTTTCTGAATTTCAAGAGCTTCAGAAATCTGGTGCATAACTCTGTCAAAATCAGGAGTCCTGTACGCTTTGATGATCTCCTCCAACATGCATTTATGCTGCTGGAGAGCTGTTTTAGTATTATGGAGGTCTTCTTCGATTGTTTTTAATCTCCGATGAAAAGattctctcattttctgtgcaACAAACCCAAGTTCTGCCTTGATCAAAGTAGCATCTGCTACAGCACTTAGAAAACATGGAGAAAAGCCCAAACCTGTTGTTTCTCTTTTGCCCTCGGCTTCCCCTTCTCTGGTGCTCAAGTGCACTCTCAGCTCCTCCACCTGGCTCCAGAACtccccttccagcagcagcttCTTAGATAGGACGCTGGCCAAGTCCACTGCTGTATGAGAAACATTTGCTGGCTCCAACAAAACCACCTCAGCCGTTCCCTGGATCTCTCTCAGAAGCCAAGATATCTCAGAGCTTGCATTTTTCAAAGACTCCGCTATGTGGTTGATGAGAGAGGCCTCAAATGCCACTCTCTCAGAAAGCCATCTCAGCTGGCTGGCGTCAAACATTTCCGCTCGCTGCTCCTTGGAGACGTGCTCCTCTTCTCCCAAAAAACCTCCTTCTGGAGCGGGGCTTTCTGCGATAAGGCTTTCACTCTGCTGATACTCCGATGGGACTGGCGCCCCTCTCAAGGCTTGGATTGCATTTGATAAGGTTGTTTCCATGCTGGACAGAGTAACAAGGAACAAATcaccctctttttccttttctgatttgGGCAAAGATCTTAGCTGCTCTCTACATTTCTCTAAGCAAGTCAGCGCTTGatcatttttcatttggaaaccTCCCAGCTCGCTAACATGATTTTCTATGAGCTTGAACTTTTCCTGCCTCTCACTCTCCAGCTGTGAGATCAAAGCACTGACTTGGGATAAGCTGGTCTGAAGTTGTTCCCGCAGCTGAGACTCTGTGCTGGCCCACTGATGGTGGAGGGCGATGAGCGTCTCCTGATTATGGCCATGTTGGCTTTCGAGCTTCATTGTTACATCTTTGAGTTTTTCCTCTGTAATATAAAGTTTGGTTTCCAGGGAATGGATGATTGAGAGATAGGTCTCAGAGTCACTTGTCCCCGACGACGGGTAACCAAGAGCCGGCTCTGATGACATGCTTTCTTCAGACAGCGACCTGTCTTGGCTCGTGTCTGAAGAGGTACTGCTTGTCCAGTTTTTCTCTGATCCGTCTGGATGGATGTATTTTTGGCACTGGATGCTTGAGAAACGGATTCTTTGCCTCTTAGCCCCCATGATTCCTACATCAGGCTTTGCTAAGGCTTTCTGAACCAACTCTTGGTCCTGGAGCTCTACACTTTTGGATGGGGAGCCAAATTCCTCTGCTTGCCTCtggctggtctcaagaacctcatcctcctcctccttcagtgcATAAGTCAGAGCTGGGAGGACATCCTGAGTTTGCAGAGGCTGCCCTAGTTGGGATGGGTTACTTTCATCAGCCTCGAGACTGGGGCCAAGGTCTTCTGCCTCCTCAGCACATGGACCTGTGCCTACACTAGCTAATTTCTTTAAAGCCTCCTCCTTGGCCTTTAGCTTTACTTTAGTCTCCTCTAAACTGCTATCTAATGCAACCATTTTAACCAAAGCCTCACTGAGATCTTGGTCCTTCTTTTCCACAATTCTCAAGTGCATTTCCTTAACATGTCTCAactcttcttctttctctttcagcaCCTTCTGCACACCCTGGAACTGATCCGACACCTCCTCAAACGATTGCTCCAGATTGTGGTAGTTGGTCTCTTCCATTTTCAACTTCGCTTGCAGCTTTGCAACTTCATTATCCGACTCGGCAACCTGATTCATGAGCTCGTGGAACCGACATTTGATCTGATCTCTCTCTCTTTCGAGCTCCTTGATGTGCTCTGCGAGTTTCTGGATGCTGGCCTCCTTCATcaccagctgctcctccagctggtGGACAAGCTCGCTGCCTTCAAACTTTGCACTGAGTTTCTCCTTCTGCAGAATCTCCATTTGCTGCTCGCTATTTTGCAGCTGGTTCTCGTACTCGTTGGCCTTATCCTCCACCTCCTTCAGACTCCGTATTAAAACCTGCTTTTCCCTCTCGCAGCTCTCCAGCAAAGCCTCATAATTCTTCTGCAGCTTCTCCTCCATGAGGATCCGCGTTTGCTCGCTAGCGTTCAGCTGCCTGCTCAGGTCCGCGATCCTGTCTTGGAGCCGCTGCACCTCCTTCTGATGGTCCCTCTGCAAAGCCTGCTGCATCTCCAGGTCCCGCAGCTCCTGGGTCTTCTCCAGAAGCAGAGCCTCTGCGCTCTTCAGCTTCTGCTCGCTGGCCTTCAGCTGGGAGCTGAGCGTGGCCTCACCATGCTGCCACTCCTCCAGCTGCTCTTtggctttctctttttcactcC comes from Strix aluco isolate bStrAlu1 chromosome 15, bStrAlu1.hap1, whole genome shotgun sequence and encodes:
- the MPRIP gene encoding myosin phosphatase Rho-interacting protein isoform X3, whose product is MAAKDNPCRKFQANIFNKSKCQNCFKPRESHLLNDEDLNQAKPIYGGWLLLAPEGTDFDNPVHRSRKWQRRFFILYEHGLLRYALDEMPTTLPQGTINMNQCTDVVDGESRTGQKFSLCILTPEKEHFIRAENKEIISGWLEMLIVYPRTNKQNQKKKRKVEPPTPQEPGPAKMAVTSSNIPSAEKVPATKSTLWQEEMRGKDQVDGGSGISPAQSPVQGQAGGSSSLKDAVLDSKEDENSMNGDRIDCGRKTRVESGYFSLEKTKQDSKLEEQQLPPPPSPPSPSTPNNSCPMHKDSSSRDVGRGAEKSGRPLSFKASRQYTTLADVPKAIRISNREAFQVERKRLERRTRARSPGREEVARLFGNERRRSQVIEKFEALDIENAEHMETNVSAGAALSSETRQGRSEKRVFPRKRDFTCEGAAVGSILDVSASPLSPHRRAKSLDRRSTESSMTPDLLNFKKGWLTKQYEDGQWKKHWFVLTDQSLRYYRDSVAEEAADLDGEIDLSTCYDVTEYPVQRNYGFQIHTKEGEFTLSAMTSGIRRNWIQTIMKHVRPTTAPDVTRKNFSLKLSVLKPSSLPEEKSKTSSSFETGPKPSEKLDAEQAELDPEQKRSRARERRREGRSKTFDWAEFRPIQQALAQERANAADSSKSGSAAFSRDAGAAEADPGELERERARRREERRKRFEMIDAVDGAGSEEALRMEVDRILPVPTDIKPQNVHVEIEQRWHQVETTPLREEKQIPIAPLHLAHAEDRDEGLTKQHLTTLLEKELEQKQKEALELLEQNRHLQDQLKVALGREQSAREGYVLQTEVAASPSGAWQRLHKVNQDLQSELEAQCQRQELINQQIQSLKRSYAEAKDVIRHHEAEIQSLQARLSNAAAELSIKEQTLAKLKSDLRSEKEKAKEQLEEWQHGEATLSSQLKASEQKLKSAEALLLEKTQELRDLEMQQALQRDHQKEVQRLQDRIADLSRQLNASEQTRILMEEKLQKNYEALLESCEREKQVLIRSLKEVEDKANEYENQLQNSEQQMEILQKEKLSAKFEGSELVHQLEEQLVMKEASIQKLAEHIKELERERDQIKCRFHELMNQVAESDNEVAKLQAKLKMEETNYHNLEQSFEEVSDQFQGVQKVLKEKEEELRHVKEMHLRIVEKKDQDLSEALVKMVALDSSLEETKVKLKAKEEALKKLASVGTGPCAEEAEDLGPSLEADESNPSQLGQPLQTQDVLPALTYALKEEEDEVLETSQRQAEEFGSPSKSVELQDQELVQKALAKPDVGIMGAKRQRIRFSSIQCQKYIHPDGSEKNWTSSTSSDTSQDRSLSEESMSSEPALGYPSSGTSDSETYLSIIHSLETKLYITEEKLKDVTMKLESQHGHNQETLIALHHQWASTESQLREQLQTSLSQVSALISQLESERQEKFKLIENHVSELGGFQMKNDQALTCLEKCREQLRSLPKSEKEKEGDLFLVTLSSMETTLSNAIQALRGAPVPSEYQQSESLIAESPAPEGGFLGEEEHVSKEQRAEMFDASQLRWLSERVAFEASLINHIAESLKNASSEISWLLREIQGTAEVVLLEPANVSHTAVDLASVLSKKLLLEGEFWSQVEELRVHLSTREGEAEGKRETTGLGFSPCFLSAVADATLIKAELGFVAQKMRESFHRRLKTIEEDLHNTKTALQQHKCMLEEIIKAYRTPDFDRVMHQISEALEIQKDASERTQISWDGSRLQMVPCQELAKVEETGSLPNRSSEALVSIQEDLAQQLKDKSNVLKEISVALLSLPPEEAMRDCQKLLKISQSLSYHSCMGDLERYSSLLVHDAIVQAQVCYAACKVQLEYEREMKSYKESLQSMDALCQERVKTVSLLRDEYEDLLRKQQGEYSEVIAMLERENADLKAKVSQLDSQQRLLEEEEHKHSKSLSELQGRYEEEIRNVIEQLNRTEDALKAERTEGLNQLDAIVRDKQNMERYHLEQMQMLEDKFQAKIKELQVIHGEELQALQEHYSQNLQRLQETLDEYQRQHPEASPTVGPGGGDAWVADEVGGTGQGPGGDLDSMHGLRERIQELEAQMNVMRDELENKHLEGNASTLREKYQKDFENLKATCERGFAAMEETHQKKIEDLQRQHQRELEKLREEKDRLLAEETAATISAIEAMKNAHREELERELEKSQRSQISSVNADIEALRRQYLEELQSVQRELEVLSEQYSQKCLENAHLAQALEAERQALRQCQRENQELNAHNQELNNRLAAEITRLRTLLTGEGGGEAAGSPLTQGKDAYELEVLLRVKESEIQYLKQEISSLKDELQTALRDKKYASDKYKDIYTELSIVKAKADCDISRLKEQLKAATEAQGEKSPVNTTVSGYDIMKSKSNPDFLKKDRSSVSRQLRNIRSKSLKEGLTVQERLKLFESRDLKKD